From the genome of Leptolyngbya iicbica LK, one region includes:
- a CDS encoding dihydroorotase encodes MAGTLLRQVRVIDPATDTDQVQDVWMAGGRWGAIAPTLDIDTETVDVIDGTGKVLAPGLVDLYSHSGEPGNESRETLAELMAGAIAGGFTRVGILPDTDPALDNPGALRRLVDLACDLDQLPQPLLLPWAALTQGAQGEQMTELAELAGIKTFAIAGFADGQPITNRVLLRRLLEYTRSLNRPLALWPCDRTLAGNGIAREGALALMGGLPGVLVAAETAALTTILELVRELETPVHLMRLSTARSVALIEQAKADGLPVTASTTWLHLLFSTQEALSYDPNLRLDPPLGNPADQAALISGVKQGIIDAIAIDHSPYAYEEKTVAFGDAPPGAIGLELAFAALWERFVTPGVWTALELLRALSDRPAQILQLPSPQIAERETVEAFLFDPAATWTVDAQTLRSPARNTPFYQRSLQGQVLQTWHHPVLH; translated from the coding sequence ATGGCGGGCACGTTACTGCGGCAGGTACGGGTGATTGACCCGGCGACGGACACAGACCAGGTGCAAGATGTGTGGATGGCGGGGGGACGCTGGGGCGCGATCGCCCCGACCCTGGACATCGACACCGAGACCGTGGACGTGATCGACGGCACGGGCAAAGTGCTGGCTCCCGGTCTGGTGGATCTGTACAGCCACAGCGGCGAACCGGGCAACGAATCACGGGAAACTCTGGCCGAGCTGATGGCGGGAGCGATCGCGGGCGGCTTCACTCGCGTCGGCATTTTGCCCGATACTGACCCTGCTCTGGATAATCCGGGGGCGCTGCGACGGCTGGTGGATCTGGCCTGCGACCTGGATCAACTGCCCCAACCGCTGCTGTTGCCCTGGGCGGCCCTGACCCAAGGTGCCCAAGGGGAACAGATGACCGAGCTGGCTGAACTGGCTGGGATTAAGACCTTTGCGATCGCCGGATTTGCCGACGGTCAACCCATCACCAATCGGGTCTTGCTGCGCCGCCTGTTGGAATATACGCGATCGCTCAACCGTCCCCTGGCGCTGTGGCCCTGCGATCGCACCCTGGCGGGCAACGGCATCGCCCGCGAAGGCGCGTTAGCGCTGATGGGAGGACTCCCCGGCGTCCTCGTCGCCGCCGAAACCGCCGCCCTCACCACCATTCTGGAACTGGTGCGGGAACTTGAAACTCCGGTCCACCTGATGCGCCTTTCCACCGCGCGCAGTGTCGCCCTGATTGAGCAGGCCAAAGCCGACGGTCTGCCCGTCACCGCTAGCACCACCTGGCTGCACCTGCTGTTTTCCACCCAGGAGGCGCTGAGTTACGACCCCAACCTGCGCCTCGACCCGCCCCTGGGCAATCCTGCCGATCAAGCCGCGCTCATCAGTGGGGTTAAGCAAGGCATCATCGATGCGATCGCCATCGACCACAGCCCCTACGCCTACGAAGAAAAAACCGTTGCCTTTGGCGATGCGCCCCCCGGCGCGATCGGCTTAGAACTGGCCTTTGCCGCCCTGTGGGAACGCTTTGTCACTCCCGGCGTTTGGACAGCGCTGGAACTGCTGCGGGCGCTAAGCGATCGCCCCGCCCAAATTTTGCAACTGCCCTCGCCTCAAATAGCCGAACGGGAAACCGTCGAAGCGTTTCTCTTTGACCCAGCCGCAACGTGGACCGTCGATGCCCAGACGCTGCGATCGCCCGCCCGCAACACCCCGTTTTACCAGCGATCGCTCCAAGGCCAAGTGCTGCAAACCTGGCATCATCCCGTATTGCATTAG
- a CDS encoding GvpL/GvpF family gas vesicle protein, which yields MIYLYALCPNSTETNNLPEGIGTAQVEVLTVGTLGAVIERDVDIAQIQKDDAQLMAAVLAHDRILSHLFTYSPLLPLRFGTQFSNSEAVTTFLKTQGETYRQKLSHLQDRAEYLVKLIPQPLDLPAIASDLKGREYFLAKKQRLQDHTAALNQQADELQTFLTDLATQDIPLVRSAPQDHEERLHVLLSRDTDTTEQVIMTWQEQLPNWQVVCSEPLPPYHFAA from the coding sequence ATGATTTATCTTTATGCCCTCTGCCCGAACTCAACTGAGACCAACAATCTTCCTGAGGGTATTGGCACTGCCCAGGTGGAAGTGCTGACAGTAGGGACATTGGGGGCGGTGATTGAGCGAGATGTGGATATTGCTCAAATACAAAAAGATGATGCACAGTTGATGGCGGCAGTGTTGGCGCACGATCGCATTTTGAGCCACTTATTCACCTATAGTCCGCTTTTGCCACTCCGGTTTGGCACTCAATTTAGTAATAGCGAGGCAGTCACTACTTTTCTCAAAACTCAAGGCGAGACCTATCGCCAAAAACTCAGCCACCTGCAAGATCGCGCTGAATATCTGGTCAAACTTATTCCACAGCCGCTAGATTTACCGGCGATCGCCAGCGACCTCAAAGGGCGTGAGTATTTCTTAGCGAAAAAGCAACGCTTGCAAGATCACACCGCTGCACTTAACCAACAAGCCGACGAGTTACAAACTTTCTTGACCGATCTGGCTACACAAGATATTCCACTAGTGCGTAGCGCTCCACAGGATCATGAAGAACGCCTGCATGTGCTGCTGTCACGCGATACCGATACCACCGAACAGGTGATCATGACTTGGCAGGAACAGCTGCCCAATTGGCAGGTCGTATGCAGTGAACCACTGCCGCCTTACCACTTCGCAGCCTAA
- the bchH gene encoding magnesium chelatase subunit H encodes MPKIVLIAGFETFNAALYRQAAERAMQRCPELAIHVFSDRDITQHPDAIAQALDGADVFFGSLIFDYDQVLWLRDRVQIIPIRLVFESALELMALTQLGKFAIGDQPKGMPKPVKFILSKFGNSREEDKLAGYLSFLKVGPKLLKFIPVGKVQDLRNWLIIYGYWNAGGADNVAAMFWFLGETYLDLTVGDIPEAVTAPNMGLLHPGYEGYFESPKAYLEWHKSMRVAGGKSVRVAGWQGSRVAGTTQPSPFSAQPVTSPSHPHTFTPCHSPTVALLLYRKHVITQQPYISQLIRAFEDAGLVPVPIFINGVEGHVAVRDWLTTDDEQAQRSLGHIATPSLSDEAVRVDAIVSTIGFPLVGGPAGSMEAGRQTEVAVRILTAKNVPYFVSAPLLIQDIHSWTRQGVGGLQSVVLYALPELDGAIDPVPLGGLVGEDIYLVPERVQRLIGRVKSWVALRQTPVAERKLAIVLYGFPPGYGATGTAALLNVPQSLLNLLRSLQIAGYDVGDLPDDGETLIDWVKQADEAYPGAGDAPFERVRPLNTVPVRQLEKWLGYLLTTRVEKQWGDLTRTGIKTFDEDFLLGGVQLGNVWIGVQPPLGLSGDPMRLMFERDLTPHPQYAAFYQWLQKDWQADAVLHFGMHGTAEWLPGSPLGNTGYSWPDILVGNLPHLYVYAANNPSESMLAKRRGYGVLISHNVPPYGRAGLYKDLVALRELIAEYREDPDKNDVLREAICKKITDTGLEADCPFPEARQLGMDFSPETARMFSKDALLAYFAMLYEYLQVLENRLFSSGLHILGAVPDAAQRHSYLAAYFGADLKPVVVEALSELEMAECDRTQWPALVDELLLHHYRSDADTPLRETARQKIAEGLEICDRLAQTSDEITNLLRGLNGEYIPPAPGGDLLRDGPGVLPTGRNIHALDPYRMPSPAAYERGRLVARQLIAQHLDEHGTFPETIAVMLWGLDTIKTKGEAIGTLLELVGAVPLKEGTGRIVRYGLIPLAQLGHPRIDVLGNLSGIFRDSFVNVLELLDDLFRRAAEADEPEAQNFIRKHVRELQARGVENPTARLFSNPAGDYGSLVNDRIVDGNWEANDELGNTWRDRNAFSYGRSDKGQARSEILDSLLNTTGRIVQQIDSVEYGLTDIQEYYANTGALKQAAEQRQGRRVTASFVESFSKDTTPRKLEDLLRMEYRTKLLNPKWAEAMAAQGSGGAYEISQRMTAMIGWAGTTNFQDGWVYDQAAETYAFDAAMAEKLRQANPEAFRNIVGRMLEAHGRGYWSPDEDAIDKLQALYDQADEALEGVLMS; translated from the coding sequence ATGCCGAAAATCGTTTTGATTGCGGGCTTTGAAACGTTCAACGCGGCCCTCTATCGTCAGGCGGCTGAGCGGGCTATGCAGCGCTGCCCTGAGTTGGCAATTCACGTTTTTAGCGATCGCGACATCACGCAACACCCCGACGCGATCGCCCAAGCCCTTGACGGCGCTGACGTATTTTTCGGTAGCCTGATTTTTGACTACGACCAGGTGCTCTGGCTGCGCGATCGCGTGCAGATCATCCCCATTCGCCTCGTCTTCGAATCCGCGCTGGAGCTGATGGCGCTGACTCAGTTGGGCAAGTTTGCGATCGGTGACCAGCCCAAGGGCATGCCTAAGCCGGTCAAGTTTATCCTCAGCAAGTTTGGCAACAGCCGCGAAGAAGACAAGCTCGCCGGATATCTCAGCTTTCTCAAAGTCGGCCCCAAACTGCTCAAATTCATCCCTGTCGGCAAAGTGCAGGATCTCCGCAACTGGCTGATCATCTACGGCTACTGGAACGCGGGTGGGGCGGATAACGTCGCCGCCATGTTCTGGTTCCTCGGCGAAACCTACCTGGACCTCACCGTCGGCGACATCCCGGAAGCCGTTACTGCACCCAATATGGGCCTGCTGCACCCAGGTTATGAGGGGTATTTTGAGTCCCCGAAGGCGTATCTGGAATGGCATAAGAGTATGAGGGTGGCAGGGGGAAAGAGTGTGAGGGTAGCAGGGTGGCAGGGTAGCAGGGTAGCAGGGACCACTCAACCAAGCCCCTTCTCGGCTCAGCCGGTCACCTCACCCTCACACCCTCATACCTTCACACCCTGTCACTCCCCAACCGTCGCCCTCCTCCTCTATCGCAAGCACGTCATCACCCAGCAGCCCTACATTTCCCAGCTCATCCGGGCGTTCGAGGATGCGGGGTTGGTGCCAGTGCCGATTTTCATCAACGGCGTGGAGGGGCATGTGGCGGTGCGGGATTGGCTGACGACGGACGATGAGCAGGCACAGCGATCGCTCGGCCACATCGCGACGCCGTCGCTGTCTGACGAAGCAGTGCGGGTGGATGCGATCGTCTCCACCATTGGCTTTCCGCTGGTGGGTGGGCCGGCGGGGTCGATGGAAGCGGGACGGCAGACGGAAGTAGCGGTGCGGATTCTCACGGCGAAGAACGTGCCGTATTTCGTGTCGGCACCCCTGCTGATTCAAGACATTCACTCGTGGACGCGGCAGGGGGTCGGTGGGTTGCAGAGCGTGGTGCTGTATGCGCTGCCGGAGTTGGATGGGGCGATCGATCCGGTGCCGTTAGGCGGCTTGGTCGGTGAGGATATTTACCTGGTACCGGAGCGGGTGCAGCGGTTAATCGGGCGGGTGAAAAGCTGGGTGGCGCTGCGGCAAACGCCCGTGGCGGAACGGAAGCTGGCGATCGTGCTCTATGGCTTTCCGCCGGGGTATGGGGCGACGGGGACGGCGGCGCTGCTGAACGTGCCGCAATCCTTGCTGAATTTGCTGCGATCGCTCCAGATTGCCGGGTACGACGTGGGCGACCTTCCCGACGATGGCGAAACTCTCATCGACTGGGTGAAACAGGCCGACGAAGCCTACCCAGGGGCAGGGGACGCACCCTTCGAAAGGGTGCGTCCCCTAAACACCGTGCCGGTGCGGCAACTGGAGAAGTGGCTGGGCTACCTGCTCACCACCCGCGTCGAAAAGCAGTGGGGCGACCTCACCCGCACGGGCATCAAGACCTTTGACGAGGATTTTCTGCTGGGCGGGGTGCAACTGGGCAACGTGTGGATTGGCGTGCAGCCGCCCCTGGGCCTCTCCGGCGACCCGATGCGCCTGATGTTTGAGCGCGACCTGACGCCCCATCCCCAGTACGCCGCCTTTTACCAATGGCTGCAAAAGGACTGGCAGGCGGATGCGGTGTTGCACTTCGGCATGCACGGCACGGCGGAATGGCTGCCCGGTTCGCCCCTGGGCAATACGGGTTACTCCTGGCCGGATATTTTGGTGGGCAACCTGCCGCACCTGTATGTCTACGCGGCCAATAATCCGTCAGAGTCGATGCTGGCGAAGCGGCGCGGCTACGGTGTGCTGATTTCCCACAACGTACCGCCCTACGGTCGAGCCGGATTGTACAAAGATTTGGTGGCGCTGCGGGAACTGATTGCCGAATATCGCGAAGACCCGGACAAAAATGACGTGCTGCGGGAGGCCATCTGCAAAAAGATTACCGACACGGGCCTGGAAGCCGACTGTCCTTTTCCGGAAGCCCGCCAGCTGGGCATGGACTTTTCGCCGGAAACGGCGCGGATGTTCAGCAAAGATGCCCTGCTGGCCTACTTCGCGATGCTGTATGAGTATCTGCAAGTGCTGGAAAATCGCCTGTTTTCCTCGGGACTGCACATTCTGGGCGCGGTGCCCGATGCGGCGCAACGCCACAGCTATCTGGCTGCCTACTTTGGCGCAGATCTCAAGCCCGTTGTGGTGGAGGCGTTGAGTGAGTTGGAGATGGCGGAGTGCGATCGCACCCAATGGCCTGCTCTCGTCGACGAGCTGCTGCTGCATCACTACCGCAGCGACGCCGACACTCCGTTGCGGGAAACGGCGCGACAAAAAATTGCCGAAGGACTGGAGATCTGCGATCGCCTCGCCCAAACTTCTGACGAAATCACTAATCTGCTGCGGGGCCTCAACGGCGAATACATTCCCCCTGCGCCCGGTGGCGACCTGCTGCGAGATGGCCCCGGCGTACTGCCCACTGGCCGCAACATCCACGCCCTCGATCCGTACCGCATGCCCTCCCCCGCCGCTTATGAGCGGGGGCGTCTCGTCGCCCGCCAGCTCATCGCCCAACACCTCGACGAGCACGGCACTTTCCCCGAAACCATCGCGGTGATGCTGTGGGGCCTGGACACCATCAAGACCAAGGGGGAAGCGATCGGTACGCTACTGGAACTGGTGGGGGCAGTTCCCCTGAAGGAAGGCACCGGGCGCATCGTCCGCTATGGCCTGATTCCCCTGGCGCAGTTGGGGCACCCCCGCATCGACGTGCTGGGCAACCTGTCCGGCATCTTCCGCGACAGCTTTGTGAACGTGCTGGAACTGCTGGACGACCTGTTTCGCCGCGCGGCTGAGGCTGACGAGCCAGAAGCTCAGAACTTCATTCGCAAGCATGTCCGGGAACTGCAGGCACGCGGCGTCGAGAATCCCACAGCGCGACTGTTCTCCAATCCGGCGGGGGATTACGGCTCCCTGGTGAACGATCGCATTGTGGACGGCAACTGGGAAGCTAATGACGAACTGGGCAATACGTGGCGCGATCGCAATGCCTTCAGCTATGGGCGGAGCGACAAGGGGCAGGCGCGATCGGAAATCCTCGACAGTCTGCTCAACACCACGGGCCGCATCGTGCAGCAAATCGACTCGGTGGAATACGGCCTCACCGATATCCAGGAGTACTACGCCAACACGGGCGCGCTGAAGCAGGCCGCCGAACAGCGCCAGGGTCGCCGCGTCACCGCCAGCTTTGTGGAAAGCTTTTCGAAGGACACCACCCCACGCAAGTTGGAAGACCTGCTGCGCATGGAGTACCGTACCAAGCTGCTGAATCCCAAATGGGCCGAGGCGATGGCGGCCCAAGGCTCCGGCGGCGCGTACGAAATCTCCCAGCGCATGACCGCGATGATTGGCTGGGCGGGCACGACCAACTTTCAGGATGGTTGGGTGTACGACCAGGCTGCCGAAACCTACGCCTTTGATGCGGCAATGGCGGAGAAATTGCGGCAGGCCAATCCGGAAGCCTTTCGCAATATTGTCGGGCGCATGCTCGAAGCTCACGGGCGCGGCTACTGGTCACCGGATGAGGACGCGATCGACAAGCTGCAAGCCCTTTATGACCAAGCCGACGAAGCCCTGGAGGGGGTGTTGATGAGCTAA
- the ftsH gene encoding ATP-dependent zinc metalloprotease FtsH, protein MSFSNQFRNPKNPSGNFRNNNDGNNRRPRWLGFGLLAALTIFVLANVFTQPGQQLQQVPYSQFLEQVEAGEVKEAVIAPDQIRYQLKGAETGDAEAPQGFRTVPVQNDQQLAAKLRANDVEFSAIPPQNDGGGSLFFWLIAPILLYLVVGFFIRRGQGGPGGAAALGVGKSKARLYAEGDTHTTFDDVAGVDESKAELREIVDFLRNSDKYTRLGAKVPKGVLLIGPPGTGKTLLARAVAGEANVPFLSISGSEFIELFVGVGASRVRDLFEQAKKQAPCIVFIDELDALGRSRGGQGPMAGGGFSEQEQTLNQLLNEMDGFNANNGVIILAATNRPEVLDPALQRPGRFDRQVLVDRPDKSGREAILQVHTPGVKLADDVDLNRLAARTPGFAGADLENLVNEAALLAARRDGDEVKMSDFNEAIERVVAGLEKKSRVLSDDERKTVAYHEVGHAIIGSLMPGAGKVEKISIVPRGVGALGYTLQLPEEDKFLAGEDELRGRISILLGGRSAEELVFRKVSTGAGDDIQKATDLADRLVTVYGMSDRLGPIAFEKQQQQFIPGMGNQRRPVSPTVMESIDTEIKSVVDGAHHMALKVLMSNREILEEMAHKLLETEVLEKATLSEYLSQVTDPEGLASWLQTGEIDEAERYLQERLDAVAV, encoded by the coding sequence ATGAGTTTCAGCAATCAGTTTCGTAATCCCAAAAACCCATCGGGCAACTTTCGCAACAACAACGACGGCAATAACCGTCGTCCCCGCTGGCTGGGATTCGGACTGCTAGCGGCGTTGACGATCTTTGTTCTCGCCAATGTCTTTACTCAGCCTGGTCAGCAGCTTCAACAAGTGCCCTACAGTCAATTTTTAGAGCAAGTCGAGGCGGGCGAGGTGAAAGAAGCCGTCATTGCGCCTGACCAAATTCGCTATCAGCTCAAAGGCGCTGAGACCGGGGATGCCGAAGCACCTCAAGGGTTCAGAACCGTGCCTGTGCAGAATGATCAGCAGCTGGCGGCAAAATTGCGGGCTAACGATGTCGAATTTTCCGCCATTCCACCCCAGAATGACGGCGGTGGTTCATTATTTTTCTGGCTGATCGCGCCCATTCTGCTGTATTTGGTCGTCGGCTTTTTCATTCGTCGCGGCCAGGGGGGTCCTGGCGGGGCAGCGGCGCTAGGCGTCGGCAAAAGCAAGGCTCGACTCTATGCCGAAGGGGATACTCACACTACGTTTGATGATGTCGCTGGAGTGGATGAGTCGAAGGCAGAATTGCGCGAGATTGTGGATTTTCTGCGCAATTCTGACAAATATACTCGTTTGGGGGCCAAAGTGCCCAAAGGGGTCTTGCTAATCGGCCCGCCTGGTACAGGTAAAACGCTGCTGGCCCGAGCCGTGGCAGGCGAGGCGAATGTCCCGTTTTTGAGTATTTCCGGCTCCGAATTTATTGAATTGTTCGTCGGGGTGGGCGCTTCTCGAGTGCGTGATTTGTTTGAGCAGGCGAAAAAGCAGGCTCCTTGCATTGTCTTTATTGATGAATTGGATGCTCTGGGCCGTTCTCGGGGCGGTCAAGGGCCGATGGCGGGCGGCGGCTTTAGTGAGCAAGAGCAAACGCTGAACCAGCTTTTGAACGAGATGGATGGTTTCAACGCCAACAATGGCGTCATCATTCTCGCCGCAACCAATCGGCCCGAAGTGCTGGATCCCGCCCTCCAGCGTCCCGGTCGCTTCGATCGCCAGGTGCTCGTCGATCGTCCCGACAAGTCAGGGCGCGAAGCCATTCTGCAAGTGCATACTCCCGGCGTCAAACTGGCGGACGATGTCGATCTGAACCGTTTGGCGGCACGAACGCCAGGGTTTGCTGGCGCAGACCTCGAAAATTTGGTTAATGAAGCGGCTTTGTTGGCGGCGCGACGGGATGGTGACGAAGTCAAAATGAGTGACTTCAATGAGGCGATCGAACGGGTGGTCGCGGGATTGGAGAAAAAATCTCGGGTGCTGAGTGACGATGAGCGCAAAACCGTGGCTTATCACGAGGTCGGCCATGCCATCATTGGCTCGCTGATGCCGGGAGCGGGAAAAGTGGAGAAAATCTCCATCGTGCCTCGGGGCGTGGGGGCCTTAGGCTACACGCTGCAATTACCTGAGGAAGATAAGTTTCTGGCGGGAGAGGATGAACTGCGCGGTCGCATTTCGATCTTGCTCGGGGGGCGCTCCGCTGAGGAACTGGTGTTCCGCAAGGTCTCGACGGGGGCCGGGGACGATATCCAAAAAGCAACCGACCTGGCCGATCGCCTCGTGACGGTCTATGGCATGAGCGATCGCTTGGGTCCCATTGCCTTCGAAAAGCAGCAGCAACAGTTCATCCCCGGCATGGGCAATCAGCGTCGCCCGGTCAGCCCGACGGTCATGGAAAGCATCGACACGGAAATCAAATCTGTGGTCGACGGAGCCCATCACATGGCGTTGAAGGTCTTGATGAGCAATCGCGAGATTCTCGAAGAAATGGCTCACAAGCTCTTGGAAACCGAGGTCCTGGAAAAGGCCACCCTGAGCGAATATCTCAGCCAGGTGACGGATCCCGAAGGCTTAGCAAGCTGGCTCCAAACGGGAGAGATTGACGAAGCTGAGCGCTATTTGCAAGAGCGCTTGGATGCCGTTGCGGTTTAG
- a CDS encoding RidA family protein, which produces MTKMQRVLSGSPWEAKVGYCRAVRSGNQIFISGTAPSDGQGGTFAPGDAYAQTKRCFEIIESALQELGADLSHIVRTRLYITDFDYWEDFARAHQELFGDHPPASCMVAIAGLVNPDMLIEVEADAIAPDVAD; this is translated from the coding sequence ATGACGAAGATGCAACGAGTGTTATCGGGCAGTCCGTGGGAAGCCAAGGTCGGCTATTGCCGGGCGGTGCGGTCGGGGAATCAAATCTTCATCTCGGGGACGGCACCGTCGGATGGTCAGGGCGGCACCTTTGCCCCGGGCGATGCCTATGCCCAAACCAAACGCTGCTTTGAAATTATCGAGTCGGCGTTGCAAGAACTGGGGGCGGATCTGTCCCACATTGTCAGAACGCGGCTGTACATTACTGACTTTGACTATTGGGAAGACTTTGCCCGCGCCCATCAGGAACTGTTTGGGGATCATCCTCCAGCGAGCTGCATGGTAGCGATCGCGGGGTTGGTGAATCCGGACATGCTGATCGAGGTGGAAGCGGATGCGATCGCGCCGGATGTTGCTGACTGA
- a CDS encoding IS630 family transposase, producing the protein MSNRKIEYWVIPPEANSEFVAQMEEVLDVYARPYDASCPVICMDEQPIQFHKEIIQPIEATVKHPKRVDYEYERAGTASIFMFTEPLSGWRQATARARRTKVDWAIEVAALLEGRYAKCEQVLLVCDNLNTHTKGAFYEAFEPERARQLVRRLQFCHTPKHGSWLNIAENELSAMTRQCVDGRRFGDIDTLRDEIAAWSTDINNAQRGVDWQMKVDDARSKLTSVYLKIKL; encoded by the coding sequence ATGAGCAACCGCAAGATAGAGTATTGGGTGATTCCACCTGAGGCCAATAGCGAGTTTGTGGCGCAGATGGAAGAAGTCTTGGATGTCTATGCTCGGCCTTATGACGCGAGCTGTCCGGTGATCTGCATGGACGAGCAACCGATTCAGTTCCACAAAGAAATTATTCAACCGATTGAAGCCACTGTGAAGCATCCTAAACGGGTCGACTACGAATATGAGCGCGCAGGAACCGCCAGTATCTTCATGTTCACAGAACCGCTGAGCGGTTGGCGGCAAGCAACGGCGCGAGCCCGGCGGACAAAGGTCGACTGGGCGATAGAAGTGGCCGCTTTGCTAGAAGGGCGCTACGCCAAGTGCGAGCAAGTTTTACTGGTCTGCGACAACCTCAATACCCACACCAAGGGAGCTTTCTATGAAGCCTTTGAACCTGAGCGGGCCCGCCAATTAGTCCGACGTCTTCAGTTTTGCCATACTCCTAAACACGGCAGTTGGCTCAATATTGCTGAAAACGAGTTGAGCGCGATGACACGTCAGTGTGTTGACGGCAGGCGCTTTGGCGATATTGACACCCTCAGAGATGAAATTGCCGCTTGGTCGACCGACATCAACAATGCTCAGCGAGGAGTTGATTGGCAGATGAAAGTTGATGATGCCAGAAGCAAGTTGACCTCTGTCTACCTTAAAATCAAGCTTTGA
- a CDS encoding helix-turn-helix domain-containing protein, translated as MGRAGRALKETLETYAISQNKLAVTMGMERTVVYRWVHERTDPTGETIVEIVRSLNQLDPSAAKAFIALYLIPVLNEY; from the coding sequence ATGGGCAGAGCTGGGCGCGCCCTCAAAGAAACCCTAGAAACTTACGCCATTAGCCAAAACAAGTTGGCCGTCACCATGGGCATGGAGCGCACCGTGGTGTATCGCTGGGTACATGAGCGCACTGACCCGACGGGCGAAACCATTGTTGAAATTGTGAGATCGCTCAATCAGCTCGATCCCAGTGCCGCCAAAGCGTTTATCGCGCTATACCTCATTCCTGTACTCAACGAATACTGA
- a CDS encoding WD40 repeat domain-containing protein, giving the protein MVLSDPRTPNSVAAAAWTTTPIRKTSSSGSTFAQRDAAAPLASGWRCRHTLHGHTSWVRTVAISADGQYIASGSGDKRAALWSLDQGKRLTFLAGHQGWVRCVAFSPDGRWLASAGNDNEIRLWDVRTQTLAATLSGHRDWVRAVTFSADSRYLYSGSQDKTIGVWQVGQASPVKVLTGHEHWVRSLAVTTDGSTLVSGGQDGQVHLHRLQNRGTHHVLNHSTEIHSVATSPNNWLLATAGADGFVRFWKVNSGRLITEFQAHSAAVNCVTFSPDGKLLATASSDKTIRIWHIDSGRLIGILAGHTGWVWSASFAPDSRTLVSGGWHGEIKIWQR; this is encoded by the coding sequence ATGGTACTGTCTGACCCAAGAACCCCCAACTCAGTCGCCGCTGCGGCTTGGACGACGACTCCTATTCGTAAGACATCATCGTCAGGGTCTACCTTTGCCCAGCGTGACGCGGCGGCACCTTTAGCCAGTGGTTGGCGCTGCCGACACACACTGCATGGACACACCAGCTGGGTGCGCACCGTTGCCATCAGTGCCGATGGACAATACATCGCCAGCGGCAGTGGCGACAAACGCGCCGCCTTGTGGAGCTTAGACCAGGGTAAACGGCTCACGTTTTTAGCGGGACACCAGGGATGGGTGCGCTGTGTCGCCTTCAGTCCCGACGGTCGGTGGCTGGCGAGTGCGGGCAATGACAACGAAATTCGGCTTTGGGATGTACGCACTCAGACGTTAGCGGCCACCCTGTCAGGCCATCGCGATTGGGTGCGGGCGGTTACCTTTAGTGCCGACAGTCGGTATCTCTACAGCGGTAGTCAGGATAAGACTATCGGCGTTTGGCAAGTGGGGCAGGCATCTCCGGTCAAGGTACTGACGGGGCATGAGCATTGGGTGCGATCGCTCGCCGTCACCACCGACGGCAGCACCCTCGTCAGCGGCGGCCAAGATGGGCAAGTTCATCTGCACCGACTGCAAAATCGGGGCACCCACCATGTCTTAAATCACTCAACAGAAATCCACTCCGTTGCCACCAGCCCCAATAACTGGCTGCTCGCCACCGCCGGGGCCGATGGTTTTGTTCGCTTTTGGAAAGTGAATAGCGGAAGGTTAATTACCGAGTTTCAAGCCCACTCGGCAGCGGTGAACTGCGTGACCTTCAGCCCTGACGGTAAGTTGTTGGCCACGGCCAGCAGCGACAAAACCATTCGCATTTGGCACATCGACAGCGGTCGACTCATCGGCATTTTGGCGGGCCATACCGGTTGGGTGTGGTCCGCCTCGTTTGCGCCCGATAGCCGCACTCTGGTGAGCGGTGGTTGGCATGGCGAGATCAAAATCTGGCAGCGCTGA
- a CDS encoding 2TM domain-containing protein produces MSESTIMPPSQDEPPIYQSEDAQAILQIAIARHTEDGDLTRSQLFEIADELGIAHNTLVEAEQQWALQQQETVALAEFDHYQQQRFQSHLVRFAIINSVLFILNWMAADTLSWALYIFVFWGAGLSLQAWQTYWPNEQQYRNRFETWRRREQIKRSFSRAMDWLLGT; encoded by the coding sequence ATGTCTGAATCGACCATAATGCCCCCCAGCCAAGACGAGCCACCCATTTATCAGTCAGAAGATGCTCAAGCAATTCTGCAAATTGCGATCGCCCGCCACACAGAAGACGGCGACCTGACGCGATCGCAGTTATTTGAGATTGCCGATGAACTAGGCATTGCTCATAACACCCTGGTCGAAGCCGAGCAGCAATGGGCTTTGCAGCAGCAGGAAACGGTAGCGCTAGCCGAATTTGATCACTACCAACAGCAGCGCTTTCAGAGCCACTTAGTGCGGTTCGCCATTATCAATTCAGTCCTCTTCATCCTGAACTGGATGGCCGCTGACACCCTATCGTGGGCGCTATATATTTTTGTCTTTTGGGGCGCGGGCCTGAGCCTGCAAGCCTGGCAAACCTACTGGCCGAATGAACAGCAATATCGCAATCGGTTTGAAACCTGGCGACGGCGCGAGCAAATCAAACGTTCCTTTAGTCGGGCGATGGACTGGCTTTTGGGCACCTGA